A single Pseudomonas sp. DC1.2 DNA region contains:
- a CDS encoding protein-glutamate O-methyltransferase CheR, translating to MERNTEIELRLLIEAIYLKYSYDFRDYSGASIKRRVNHALSQFECATISALQEKVLHDPTAFMQLLQLLTIPVSEMFRDPSHFLAIRQEVVPLLKTYPSIKVWIAGCSTGEEVYSMAILLREEGLLDRTIIYATDINPRSLDKAKQGIFSMENVRAYTANYQKAGGQRSFADYYTAAYGYAIFDKSLCENVTFADHSLATDSVFSETQLISCRNVLIYFNKKLQDRAFGLFHESLCHRGFLVLGSKETLDFSSYGNQFEPLVKQERIYRKS from the coding sequence GTGGAGCGAAATACTGAAATCGAGCTCAGGCTGTTGATTGAGGCGATCTACCTCAAATACAGCTATGACTTTCGCGACTACTCTGGCGCTTCGATCAAGCGACGGGTTAACCATGCCTTGAGTCAGTTCGAGTGCGCGACCATTTCCGCTTTGCAGGAAAAGGTCCTGCACGATCCGACCGCGTTCATGCAGCTGCTGCAATTGCTGACGATCCCGGTCAGCGAGATGTTTCGCGACCCTTCGCACTTTCTGGCGATCCGTCAGGAAGTGGTGCCGTTGCTCAAGACCTACCCCTCGATCAAGGTCTGGATTGCCGGGTGCAGCACTGGCGAAGAGGTTTATTCGATGGCAATCCTGCTGCGCGAAGAAGGCCTGCTCGATCGCACCATCATCTATGCCACCGACATCAACCCACGCTCGCTGGACAAGGCCAAGCAGGGGATTTTCTCCATGGAGAACGTCCGCGCCTACACCGCTAATTATCAGAAGGCCGGTGGGCAGCGTTCTTTCGCCGATTACTACACCGCGGCCTACGGTTACGCGATCTTCGACAAGAGCCTTTGTGAGAATGTGACGTTCGCTGATCACAGCCTGGCAACGGACAGCGTATTCTCTGAAACCCAATTAATTTCGTGTCGTAACGTATTGATTTATTTCAATAAAAAACTTCAGGATCGGGCGTTCGGCTTGTTTCACGAGTCGTTGTGCCACCGCGGTTTCCTGGTGTTGGGCAGCAAGGAAACCCTGGATTTTTCGTCTTACGGTAATCAGTTCGAGCCGTTGGTAAAACAAGAACGGATCTATCGCAAATCATGA
- a CDS encoding chemotaxis protein CheB yields MNTAASLPRVEAIVIGASAGGVEALLSILGPLREGFVLPIIVVLHLPDERRSQLAEVFSRRVSLPVIEARDKTVVEAGTLYFAAPGYHLSVEQDRSFSLSLEDRVHHSRPAIDYLFESAADAYGPLLAAILLTGANRDGACGMAQIKHRGGLTVVQDPDEAQVATMPQAALALHQPDYILPIHGIGRLLVELERIAC; encoded by the coding sequence ATGAACACTGCCGCGAGTTTGCCTCGTGTAGAAGCTATTGTGATTGGCGCCTCCGCTGGCGGTGTCGAAGCGTTGCTGAGCATTCTCGGCCCTCTGCGCGAAGGCTTCGTATTGCCGATCATTGTGGTGTTGCACCTGCCGGATGAGCGCCGCAGCCAATTGGCCGAGGTGTTCTCTCGGCGAGTGTCGTTGCCGGTGATCGAAGCCCGTGATAAGACGGTGGTTGAAGCGGGCACGCTCTATTTCGCGGCTCCTGGCTATCACTTGTCAGTGGAGCAGGACCGTAGCTTTTCTTTGAGCCTTGAAGACCGTGTGCATCACTCGCGACCGGCTATCGACTATCTATTCGAATCCGCTGCCGATGCCTATGGCCCGTTGCTCGCCGCCATATTGTTGACCGGTGCCAACCGCGATGGCGCCTGCGGCATGGCCCAGATCAAGCACCGTGGAGGATTGACCGTCGTGCAAGACCCGGACGAAGCCCAGGTCGCCACCATGCCCCAAGCTGCACTGGCGCTGCACCAGCCAGACTACATACTTCCTATACACGGCATCGGCCGTTTGCTTGTCGAGCTGGAACGAATCGCATGCTAA
- a CDS encoding hybrid sensor histidine kinase/response regulator has translation MLSNIQAKLLIVDDLPENLLALEALIRREDRTVYKALSADEALSLLLQHEFAMAILDVQMPGMNGFELAELMRGTEKTKNIPIVFVSAAGRELNYAFKGYESGAVDFLHKPLDIHAVKSKVNVFVDLYRQSKAMKQQVEALEQSRREQEALLKQLQNTQNELEQAVRMRDDFMSIVAHEVRTPLNGLILETQLRKMHLARDNAAAFTLDKMHAMVDRDERQIKSLIRLIEDMLDVSRIRTGKLSIRPNRFDLVQLVSNLLQNFAPQVDAAECSVTLSADAPVEGQWDEFRIEQVISNLLTNALRYGGKSPIDVRVYRHEGQAFVEVQDRGIGISKENQKRIFQQFERVSAKTVVAGLGLGLFISEQIVTAHGGSIAVESRINEGALFRVCLPL, from the coding sequence ATGCTAAGTAATATCCAAGCCAAACTCTTGATCGTCGACGATCTGCCCGAGAACCTGTTGGCCCTCGAAGCGCTGATTAGGCGCGAAGACCGCACGGTCTACAAAGCGCTGTCCGCGGACGAAGCTTTGTCGCTGTTGCTGCAACACGAATTTGCCATGGCCATTCTCGACGTGCAGATGCCGGGCATGAACGGCTTCGAGCTGGCCGAGCTGATGCGTGGTACGGAAAAAACCAAGAACATCCCGATTGTTTTCGTCAGTGCTGCCGGCCGTGAATTGAACTACGCGTTCAAGGGCTATGAAAGCGGCGCCGTGGACTTCTTGCACAAACCCTTGGATATCCACGCGGTAAAGAGCAAGGTCAATGTCTTTGTCGATCTGTACCGCCAGAGCAAGGCGATGAAACAACAGGTCGAGGCACTTGAGCAGAGCCGGCGCGAGCAGGAAGCGCTGCTCAAACAATTGCAGAACACTCAGAACGAACTGGAGCAAGCCGTGCGCATGCGCGATGACTTCATGTCAATCGTTGCCCACGAAGTGCGCACGCCGCTGAATGGCCTGATCCTCGAAACGCAGTTGCGCAAAATGCACCTGGCGCGGGACAACGCCGCAGCCTTCACTCTGGATAAGATGCACGCCATGGTCGATCGCGACGAGCGACAGATCAAAAGCTTGATCCGCCTGATCGAAGACATGCTCGACGTCTCGCGTATTCGCACCGGCAAGTTGTCGATTAGGCCAAACCGGTTCGACCTCGTGCAACTGGTGAGTAATCTGCTGCAAAACTTTGCGCCGCAGGTCGATGCTGCGGAATGCTCAGTGACGCTTTCGGCTGATGCGCCGGTGGAAGGTCAGTGGGACGAGTTCCGTATTGAGCAGGTAATCTCCAACCTGCTGACCAACGCATTGCGATATGGTGGCAAGAGTCCGATAGACGTGAGGGTTTACCGTCATGAAGGCCAGGCTTTCGTCGAGGTCCAAGACCGCGGCATCGGTATCAGCAAAGAAAACCAGAAACGTATTTTTCAACAGTTTGAACGGGTTTCAGCCAAGACCGTGGTAGCGGGGCTGGGGTTAGGTCTATTTATTTCCGAGCAAATCGTCACCGCCCATGGCGGTTCTATCGCCGTCGAGAGCAGAATCAACGAAGGCGCGTTATTTCGCGTTTGTCTGCCGCTGTAG
- a CDS encoding response regulator, translating to MSEDAQDVVLIVEDDPSILMVLSAYLSGEGYRVLQAENGEQAFEILASKPHLDMMITDFRLPGGISGVQIAEPAVKLRPELKVIFISGYPQEIRETDSPITRKAPILGKPFDLDVLQEIMQEMLS from the coding sequence ATGAGTGAAGATGCACAAGATGTAGTACTCATCGTCGAGGATGACCCCTCGATTTTGATGGTGTTATCAGCGTATCTGTCGGGTGAGGGTTATCGAGTGCTGCAAGCTGAAAACGGCGAGCAGGCCTTTGAAATTCTTGCGAGCAAGCCACACCTGGACATGATGATCACGGACTTCCGTCTGCCTGGCGGAATTTCTGGTGTGCAAATTGCCGAGCCTGCGGTGAAGCTTCGACCCGAACTCAAAGTGATTTTTATCAGCGGCTATCCGCAGGAAATCCGCGAGACAGACAGCCCGATTACGCGCAAGGCGCCGATTCTGGGCAAACCGTTTGATCTGGATGTGCTGCAGGAAATCATGCAGGAGATGTTGTCGTAA
- a CDS encoding response regulator, translating to MSERAIILAPLGRDSQIALMMLKEAGYDGVITRDLCALCSELERGAGVLLISSEALLGADIEPLFGLIEQQPTWSDLPIILMTYHGGPEQNPASRFSPQLGNVTFLERPFHPVTLISLVTTAVRGRRRQYEARDRLIDLSNSELRLQNTLETLEQQVEERTAQLRHNEDALRQAQKMEAVGQLTGGIAHDFNNMLTGIIGSLELLRRRLARGRTEDLDSLIDLGVTSANRAAGLTHRLLAFSRRQSLDSKPVEMNTLVISMGELLQRSINESIYLDMQLSDQLWVAEADPNQLESALLNLVLNARDAMPDGGKLLVRTFNQHLDPGYTEAHGNLQSGDYVVLSVTDTGCGMPQSTISRAFDPFFTTKPIGQGTGLGLSMIYGFSKQSRGHVAIQSEVDNGTTVNLYLPRYSGSLAQDAVAGIQHAPYAKNGETVLIVEDDPAVRVLVCTVLSELGYAFVEASDADSAVPILGSAQRIDLLISDVGLPGMNGRQLAEIGRQYRPDLKVLFITGYAEHAAVRGGFLDSGMQMITKPFTFDLLTVKVREMIKQ from the coding sequence ATGTCCGAGCGCGCGATCATTCTCGCGCCATTGGGTCGCGACAGCCAAATTGCCCTGATGATGCTCAAAGAAGCGGGTTACGACGGAGTGATCACCCGTGACCTGTGCGCGCTGTGCAGTGAATTGGAACGTGGTGCCGGTGTGCTGCTGATCTCTTCCGAAGCGTTGTTGGGCGCCGACATCGAACCGCTGTTCGGGCTAATCGAACAGCAACCCACTTGGTCTGATCTGCCGATTATTCTGATGACCTATCACGGTGGCCCAGAGCAGAATCCGGCGTCGCGATTTAGTCCGCAACTGGGGAACGTGACATTCCTTGAGCGCCCTTTTCATCCCGTGACCCTGATCAGTCTGGTCACCACCGCCGTGCGCGGACGACGACGACAATACGAAGCCAGGGATCGGTTGATTGACCTCAGCAATAGCGAGTTGCGCCTGCAAAACACCCTCGAAACGCTTGAACAGCAGGTAGAGGAACGGACCGCCCAACTGCGCCATAACGAAGACGCCTTGCGCCAGGCACAGAAAATGGAAGCGGTCGGTCAGCTCACCGGCGGCATTGCCCACGACTTCAATAACATGCTGACGGGCATTATCGGCAGTCTGGAATTGCTACGCCGGCGACTGGCCCGTGGACGGACCGAAGACCTCGATAGTCTGATTGATCTCGGGGTGACGTCGGCGAACCGCGCAGCGGGGTTGACTCACCGTTTGCTGGCGTTTTCCAGACGCCAATCGCTGGACTCCAAACCCGTCGAGATGAACACGCTCGTGATCTCGATGGGTGAACTCTTGCAACGCAGCATCAACGAAAGCATTTATCTGGATATGCAGTTGAGCGACCAATTGTGGGTGGCTGAGGCGGACCCCAACCAGTTGGAGAGTGCCCTGCTTAACCTTGTACTCAATGCGCGCGACGCAATGCCGGACGGCGGTAAATTGCTGGTCAGGACCTTTAACCAACATCTCGACCCAGGCTATACCGAAGCCCATGGCAATCTTCAATCCGGTGATTACGTAGTATTGAGCGTCACTGATACGGGATGTGGCATGCCACAAAGCACCATTAGCCGAGCTTTCGACCCGTTCTTCACCACCAAACCCATCGGCCAGGGCACCGGCCTCGGGTTATCGATGATTTACGGTTTCAGCAAACAATCACGCGGTCATGTCGCTATCCAGAGCGAGGTTGATAACGGTACTACCGTTAATCTCTACCTGCCCCGCTACAGCGGCAGCCTGGCGCAAGATGCGGTCGCGGGTATCCAGCACGCACCTTACGCAAAGAACGGCGAAACTGTCCTGATCGTCGAAGACGACCCAGCCGTGCGCGTATTGGTGTGTACGGTATTGAGTGAATTGGGTTATGCCTTCGTCGAGGCCAGCGATGCCGACAGCGCCGTACCGATTCTAGGCTCGGCCCAGCGTATCGACTTGTTGATCAGCGACGTCGGCCTGCCCGGCATGAACGGCCGGCAACTGGCGGAAATTGGCCGGCAGTATCGGCCGGACCTCAAGGTCCTGTTCATCACCGGCTATGCCGAACACGCGGCGGTGCGCGGCGGGTTCCTGGACTCGGGCATGCAAATGATCACCAAGCCGTTTACCTTCGACCTGCTGACCGTAAAGGTCAGGGAGATGATCAAGCAGTAG
- a CDS encoding ATPase domain-containing protein — protein MSTSNELFSVKAATGIEGLDDILAGGLSRGHVFLLEGEPGTGKTTVALHFLLAGARAGERSLYITLSETERELRQGALSHGWELDENIHIFELTPPESLLNAEHQQSLLYSSDLELGEATRQIFEAVERVKPTRVVLDSLSEIRLLAQSSLRYRRQILAIKHYFVRYDATVVLLDDLTTESLDKTVHSVAHGVIRLEELTPNYGAERRRIRVVKYRGQKYRGGFHDFTIMGDGVHVFPRLVAAEHRGGYVRQQLTSGIREMDALLGGGIETGSSTLILGPAGTGKSLISMIFAAAAVGRGEKAALFIFDEELGLLFERMKNIGIDLQALQDTGNLLIEQVDAAELSPGEFSHRVRRCVDERHIKTVVIDSINGYQAAMPEENALVLHMHELLLYLNRRGAATFMTVAQHGLVGDMQAPVDITYLADTVILLRYFEALGKVRRAISIIKKRTGSHESTIREYRISGDGMTIGEPLDAFQGVLRGVPTYLGAGKPLLREEDQ, from the coding sequence TTGTCTACATCTAACGAGTTGTTCAGTGTAAAAGCCGCCACCGGCATCGAAGGTCTGGATGACATCCTGGCCGGTGGATTGTCCCGCGGACATGTGTTTTTGCTGGAGGGTGAACCCGGAACCGGCAAAACCACCGTCGCTTTGCATTTTCTATTGGCCGGCGCGCGTGCCGGCGAGCGCTCGTTGTACATCACGTTGTCAGAAACCGAGCGGGAGCTGCGTCAAGGGGCGTTGTCCCACGGTTGGGAGTTGGATGAGAACATCCATATCTTCGAACTGACCCCGCCGGAAAGTCTGCTCAATGCCGAGCATCAGCAGAGTCTGCTGTACTCCTCCGACCTTGAGCTGGGCGAGGCCACCAGGCAGATTTTCGAGGCAGTCGAACGGGTCAAACCGACGCGTGTGGTCCTAGATAGCCTGTCCGAAATCCGCTTGCTGGCTCAGAGTTCCCTGCGCTATCGCCGGCAGATTTTGGCCATTAAACACTACTTCGTGCGCTATGACGCCACCGTGGTGTTGCTCGATGACCTGACCACCGAATCCCTCGACAAGACCGTACACAGTGTCGCCCACGGGGTGATTCGCCTTGAGGAACTGACGCCCAATTACGGCGCCGAACGTCGAAGAATTCGCGTAGTGAAATATCGCGGTCAAAAGTACCGTGGCGGCTTCCACGACTTCACCATCATGGGTGACGGCGTCCATGTATTCCCACGCCTGGTGGCGGCTGAACACCGTGGCGGCTATGTCCGCCAGCAGTTGACCAGCGGCATCAGGGAAATGGATGCGTTGCTCGGTGGCGGTATCGAAACAGGTTCGAGCACATTGATCCTAGGCCCCGCCGGTACTGGCAAATCCCTGATTTCGATGATCTTCGCGGCGGCCGCCGTGGGACGTGGCGAAAAAGCCGCGTTGTTCATCTTCGATGAGGAGCTGGGCTTACTGTTCGAGCGCATGAAAAACATAGGCATCGACCTGCAAGCCCTGCAAGACACCGGCAACTTGCTAATCGAACAAGTGGATGCGGCTGAGTTGTCACCCGGCGAGTTTTCCCACCGGGTTCGCCGCTGCGTCGACGAGCGTCATATCAAAACCGTGGTCATCGACAGCATCAACGGCTACCAGGCCGCGATGCCCGAAGAAAACGCGCTGGTGCTGCACATGCATGAGTTGCTGCTGTACCTCAACCGTCGGGGCGCTGCGACCTTTATGACCGTCGCACAGCATGGGCTGGTCGGTGACATGCAGGCGCCAGTGGACATCACCTACTTGGCCGACACAGTGATTCTATTGCGTTACTTCGAAGCGCTGGGCAAGGTGCGTCGGGCGATTTCGATCATCAAGAAGCGCACCGGCAGCCACGAATCCACCATCCGCGAGTACCGCATCAGCGGTGACGGGATGACCATCGGCGAGCCCCTCGATGCATTCCAGGGCGTGCTGCGCGGCGTCCCTACCTACCTCGGTGCCGGTAAACCATTGCTTCGGGAAGAGGACCAGTGA